The Nerophis lumbriciformis linkage group LG03, RoL_Nlum_v2.1, whole genome shotgun sequence genome includes the window CACATCATACAGACAGGTGTGACCACATCATACAGACAGGTGTGACCACATCATACAGACAGGTGTGACCACATCATACAGACAGGTATGACCACATCATAGACAGGTATGACCACATCATACAGACAGGTATGACCACATCATACAGACAGGTGTGACCACATCATACAGACAGGTGTGACCACATCATACAGACAGGTGTGACCACATCATACAGACAGGTATAACCACATCATACAGACAGGTATGACCACATCATACAGACAGGTATGACCACATCATACAGACAGGTATGACCACATCATACAGACAGGTATGACCACATCATACAGACAGGTGTGACCACATCAAGCAACTTGGGCTTTGTCCTGTCGAACAAAAGTAGTTAAAACATGACTGTTGTCCCTCTTTTTAGGTGTCCAGAATGTTGCCTGGGGGCTTGTCTGTGTTAGGGGTCTTCATCATCACTGATGCAGACGCCAAGGAAACACTCACCTCACTTCGTCAGGTGACATTTGCTTTCTTTACAGGaactttttccttctttttttttgtcctgtccagctactctggcaaatcatattattgatgtagattgtactttacaaaagagaacagttcgctcacaatagatgttctgttacaactaaaagttgtaaactgttGTTGTTGAAATGTGTTGTGCTTAAATAAGCTTGTTATGTAATTAacattacatgtgtatttgtcgccatcatgtggtcatggcAGTTATTACATCATTGAGAAGTATgtattttgaatcaaactttattgaccggaagttgcataagccaagcagagaaatctaCGGTGCAAGCACGTACTTTATGGTGGTTATTTTCGAAGAAATACTGCATATATCTTTTGTTTAAGGTTGCATCGCCGTTTCACTGTGCCGTTAGGGGTGCATGTCTGATGCAAGGGCTGTTTAACACCTTTTGAATGTCAATAAACCTGCTGACAACGCTCATCGGTCTCCAGAGTCGTGACGTAAGAAAGGTGTTAAACAGCCCTTGCATCAGACATGTACCTCTGTCTGCTTGGATGCCGCCGTTTCACTGTGCCGTTAGGGGTGCATGTCTGATGCAAGGGCTGTTTAACACCTTTCTTACGTCACGACTCTGGAGACCGATGAGCGTTGTCAGCAGGTTTATTGACATTCAAAAGGTGTTAAACAGCCCTTGCATCAGACATGCACCCCTAACGGCACAGTGAAACGGCGGCATCCAAGCAGACAGAGGTAACGCAGTCGTCGCACGCTAGAGTGAAGCTGACCACTACTACGCCACAACGCAAACGGCATACAGCAGTGATTCAGCAGTCATCATCTAGTCCACCCCACCATGTCCAGCAAGGCGTCATCCGTAAAGACTCGGTCCGAGGCTTCGACGAACTCCTCCACAGGTTCTGCAGCAGCTAGAGCAAGAGCAAAAGCTGAGGCAGCCAAAGCCCGCCTCGGTTTTGCAGCAAAAGAAATGGACTTAAAAGTAGAAAAAGCTAAAATTGAAGCATCTATTGAATTTCTTCaacatgaaaaagatgttgcatCTGCTATTGCTGAAGCAGAGGCATTAGAAACAGCTGTAATCACACAGGTAGAAGCACGCAGCAATCCTTGTTCTTTTGTCACATCTGAACGTACAAAACAATATGTCCCCAGCCAAGCAGAATTTGTAAAAGAGGGAAAAGATGTTGTTACACAGCCATCACAATGTGAAAATGCTCCTCTGAGCAAGTCAAAGCTCACTAGCAATCAATTACTTCAGCCAACAAAACAAAGTGACTCTCAACAAATTCCCTTTGGCCCTCCTAATGATCTTAAAAACTTCCAAAACCCTTCAGTCATTTCCTCCTCTCCTCACATCCATAACAATTACAGTGCAAGTTGGTCAGATCAGGTTTCAGCATCCAACTTCCATGATGTCCGGCCTTCATGCCAAGAGCCTAAAAACTCTAATGTGAATGACTTCATTAGATACTTTGCTCGCCGGGAAATAGTAGCAACAGGACTACTGCAATTTAACGACAAGCCTCAAAATTTCAGAGCTTGGAAACGTTCCTTTAAAAATGCAATAAATGGATTAGAATTAACAACAAGTGAGGAGATGGACTTGATGTTAAAGTGGCTTGGCAAAGAATCCTCTGAACATGTAGAACAAATCAGAGCCATACACATTAACAACCCAACCAAAggtctcaatatgatgtgggACAGGCTTGAGCAATGTTATGGCTCAGCTGAAGTGATTGAGGATACACTCTTCAAAATAATTGATATGTTCCCCAAAATCACATCCAAAGACTACACAAAACTCAGGAAGTTTAGTGACCTGCTCATGGAAATGCAGAGTGCTAAAGCTGAAGGAGACCTTCCTGGTCTTGCATTTTTGGATACCGCAAGAGGATTAAATCCAATTGTGCAGAAAATTCCCTTCAATTTGCAAGAAAGATGGATCACAGTAGGAGCTAAATACAAACGCACACAACGTGTCCCCTTCCCACCATTCAATGTTTTTGTAGACTTTGTAACGCAGGAAGCTAACTCAAGAAATGACCCCAGCTTTAACTTTACATCGTTCCCTGACGTACCCAACCTCGACAAACTGCCATGGAGAgcatataaacaaaaataaatttcagTGCACAAAACTGATGTTGTCTCCCGCTACAATTTAGATACACATAGAACGGCAAACAAAGCTGTAGACAGCGACAAGCTTTGCCCAATTCACATGAAACCTCATCCCCTCTTGAAGTGCAGATCATTTCGAATGAAAACACTTGATGATCGAAAAGCATTCTTAAAAGAGAACCACATTTGCTTCAAATGCTGTTCTTCATCTacacacattgcaaaaaactGTATGGTCAAGATACAGTGCTCTGAGTGTCTtgatgaaaaacactgcactgctCTTCACCCAGGATCAGCACCCTGGCTTAAAGAAACGGAACCTGCAGCAGAGTATGGCGGGGAGTGTGACTCCGCTAAGTCGGAGGAGATCACATCCAAGTGCACACAGGTTTGTGGCATGAACGAAGCAGGCAGATCCTGCTCTAAAATTAGTTTTGTTAAAGTGTACCCAGCAGGCCATCCTGAACAAGCAGTAAAGCTCTATGCCATCCATGATGAACAAAGTAACAGGTCGTTAGTATGTCCTGAGGTCTTTGAATTGTTCAATGACCGTGGCCCTAGTTCCCCTTACTCACTAAGGACATGTGCTGGTACTAAAGAAACAATGGGCAGGAGAGCTACAGGATATGTAGTGGCAGCCATAGATGGTTCAGTGCACATCCCATTGCCTAGCCTCATTGAATGTAGAAATATCCCAAACGATAGAGATGAAATTCCCACACCCAGTGCAGCTATGCAACAGTCACCTAAAGTCAGTAGCTCACCTCATCCCTGACCTGGACTCTAATGCCCCTATACTCATGCTTCTCGGACGGGATGTTATTAGGGTTCACAAAGTCCGTAAACAGATAAGTGGCCCTAACAACGCACCCTATGCACAAAAATTGGACCTCGGGTGGGTCATAGTAGGAAACGTGTGTTTAGGTGATGTCCACAAAACTCTCGCTGTGAAGACGCTGTTCACAAATACAACTGACAAGGGGCGTCCTACAATGTTTGAGCCATGCCCCAATGTATTTAACGTAATAGAGAGACATTGTGAGATACAAGTTCCATTCAGCTTCAGCACTCAACTTGTGGATAGCACTTGTGAACCTGATCATTTAGGATGTAATGTGTTCAAACAAACCAGACATGACAATTACATCGCACCCTCCATTCAGGACAAAGCCTTcttgaaaataatggaaaaaggACTGCAAAAGGACACAGACAAGAGCTGGACAGCTCCGTTACCATTCAAGTCGCCACGTCAAAAACTACCTAACAACAGACCGCATGCCCTGAACTGCTTAATGTCTCTTGTTCGGAGCTTTgaaaggaaagaagaaatgaaGGAACATTTCATCACGTTTATGGACAAAATATTTGAAAACATAATCATTCAAGCAGTACAACAGGATGTGTATGCCAAGGAATTGAAGTGTGTGCAAAAACACGATAAACTACCCCGAACCAGTCTTCTCAAAAACCTAGACCCCTACCTGGATGAAAATGGACTTCTTAGAGTAGGAGGTCGCATCTGTGATTCGAACTTAAGCCAAGGTGAAAATAAcccactcacatgtgaataatataaatgcagtctattatacagcattattcacatgtgaataatatagtctattatacagcattatttacatgtgaataatataaatacagtctatacagcattattcacatgtgaataacataaatacagtctattatacagcattattcacatgtgaataacagtctattatacagaaattcacatgtgaataacataaatacagtccattatacagcattattcacatgtgaataacataaatacagtctattatacagcattattcacatgtgaataacatagtctattatacagcattattcacatgtgaataacataaatacagtccattatacagcattattcacaagtgaataacaaatacagtctattatacagcattattcacatgtgaataacataaatacagtctattatacagcattattcacatgtgaataacataaacacagtctattatacagcattattcacatgtgaataacaaatacagtctattatacagcattattcacatgtgaataacataatcaaatcaaatcaaatcaactttatttataaagcacatttaaaatttaccacaggggtagccaaagtgctgtacaatgaacaggttaaaagataaaacgagtaccgagcaaacacaacacaacacaaacagaacacgataaaaaataaataattaaaatagaattaataaaaacataaaaacaggttcacagcaggtgtattatggggcgccattgcaggatggatatcactcaaatacagtcttatacagcattattcacatgtgaataacatacatacagtctattatacagcattattcacatgtgaaaaatataaatagtctattatacagcattattcacagtacatgtacagccaaaaggaacatatgcattatacttcTGATACTTCTCTTgtagccttatttgtatttgactttattaaatgtatttatattattatttggtgcaggaggggatagaaagagaaaaaaaggaagacagagggggaaattgtggggacaagagggagataagacagagagacaacaacaacaacaatagaacaacatcaacaaatatgatagtaaaagtgatagcaaagaagcagttggtgaaataaatattaataatacagaaatgacaatgaacattattacactacatgtATAGTTTAAAGATACTTCATATCTTTAGATGTAAGAACGAGGGATGGGTAGCGAATTCTGTACTTTCTTACGCCCCCAACAGAAGTCCTTGGGTACTACCGGGCATGGATTTGCGTAAAATCAAACGCTGCCATATTTCGTCACGTGCGGTTGCTGACCCAGCACCGGCTGAAGGAAACAATCACTAGTgtggactcagccaaactccctctaaACATGTATGCTTGGTGCAAAAACGCTCAAATGTAAAGTaaggctagcttgatgctaatttacattgtatTTTCCATAGACAGGCTAatattagcattagccattttacatggcgatttcaacatctccaaacttcgtaatgaaaactacaactgagaTGAATGTTACCATCAAGTAGGTGGTGTGTAATAGCAGAGtaattacagtataaacactttgtagggcacgaCATAACGTATTCAGCTTCATGGgaaaagctacttcctagttacACAACAGACCACATATAGTCTGCGTTCAAACAACTGCTCAGTTATTATAATAAGCCCATTGTTTAAATGTTAGATTTAATGATGAACCAATGTTGAAATGGTGTTTGTGTGCAGCTGGTGTTCACCGTGCAGAGTCTCATCTCTTCTGAGCATGTGTGGAAGCCTGCTGATGATGACGTCACAGACTGCCTGGCGCTGCACATCAACCCCAAATCCAGAAAGTATCCTTCGCTTCTCTCGCTGGATGCTGTCTGAAAGACTCTTGTTCACCTTCTTTAATCCTGCATCTCAGAATCATATGCAGGACCTTTGATATTAAAGACCCCAAGGTGAGTCCCTCTGCAGTCTAGCACTCACTTTGCCATCCCGCCTTTAAACTCCCAACTTTgtccaccaagggccacatactgaaaagtcaaagtatgccaggaccatttagatatttttttttttttttttttttaaagcaaaaaaaataatttttttatacatatactgtatatatatatatatatatatatatatatatatatatatatatatatatatatagttgtgtgtatatatatatatatatatagtttgtgtCAGCTTTATAttctaggtgactaagtatattattattcaatattagttcgaacatttcagctttttctcattacattttctcatttttcttacattttactgttgttttccccatgtaagaatagaataataataatacaattgtgtaactgcataacctggtgtgtcaaaaattctgcctgtacaaaaataatGTTGAGTTACACatgtaacagtgtttattattgttgtcattTTTACGATTAATTCATGAGTTagtattatttcattttttaactAACTAAAATTTGTTTATATTTCtagtgaatttttttattttattttgagagcttttaatattttagattaggggtgtctaaactttttccaccaggggccacatactgaaaagtcaaagtatgcagggcccattttgatttttttgttattaaaaaaaaaaaatgctaaatcaaatcaaatcaaatcaactttatttataaagcacatttaaaatttaccacaggggtagccaaagtgctgtacaatgaacaggttaaaagataaaacgagtaccgagcaaacacaacacaacacaaacagaacacgataaaaaataaataattaaaatagaattaataaaaacataaaaacataaaaacaggatcacagcaggtgtattatggggcgccattgcaggatggatatcactcagtgttaaaagccatggaataaaagtatgtttttaagagagatttaaaaacaggaagagaggaggcttgtctaacactcaggggtaggtcgttccagagcttgggagcagcaacggcgaaagctctgtcacctctaagcttcagccttgtgtcagggaccgtcaacagcagctgatcggctgatcttaagaatcgggtggggcagtaaggctgaaggaggtcggagagataggttggcgcgaggttgtttagacatttaaaaacaaataaaaggagtttaaaattgattcggtaacgtacagggagccagtgaagggacgctaaaataggggtgatgtgctcacgtctgcgggtctgtgtgagcagacgagcagcagagttctgcacgagctgcaggcgggcgagggaggcctggctaatgcctacatacagggcattacaataatcaagacgagtcgagataaaggcgtggattaatttctcaagatcatgtcttgatagaagcggtttcactttcgctatttggcgtaattgataaaagcttttttgaacgacgctgctgatttgtttttcgaatttaaaatctgagtcaaactttacccccaggtttgtgacagagtcgctgagatacggggtcagagtaccgaggtcaacgttgggggagggagagcgacttggaccgaacaacataacttctgttttatcttcatttaggctcaggaagttagctgaaagccagactttgatgtcgtgcaggcagtcaataagacgttgaaccgtgttattttgtgccatgggaaaataaatctggcaatcatcggcataaaaatgaaatgcaatactgtacttcctaaaaatagaaccaagggggagaaggtaaagcgcaaataaaattggggcaaggattgagccctgggggaccccatgtggtaaaggagctgtggacgacataaaactgtctacttttacacaaaaactcctgtcggttaggtacgaccggaaccagttgagggcggcgcccttaatgcccacacagttctcaagacgagtgattaaggtggcgtggtcgacggtgtcgaacgcagcagacagatctaaaagcaccaggacaacatatttaccagaatcagtggacaggaggatatcgttaaaaacttttagaagcgctgactctgtgctgtggagggctttaaaaccggactggaacagctcagtgataccattatcctctaagaagggcaacaactgactgtagacaaccttctctaatattttggaaatgtatggaagattagagataggtctgaagttaagagaggagagaggggtcgaggctgggttttttaagtagaggtcgtaccactgcatgtttaaactctactggaactattccagaagagaggctactattgataatgttaaggacacttgatccaatagtagcaagtacctccttaaacaggcgaggtgggagggcatctgcaggagaaccagagggcttcatatgactaactgtgtcacttaaaaaagaaaaggacaccggctcaaactgatggaaaacagaagagaaatgcaggggaacagaagggtcatatgaaggctgagatagactggctctagttgacacaattttgtcagtgaaaaaatggagacaattttcacagaattcaaaagaagcatcaaaaccagcagatttgagagcatcaatgacagtgttaatagttttaaacagaactctggggttgttacagttagaagatataatctgagatagatatatattcatttctgcttttacagtcatctgaaaggaaaacaggctttctttaaaaatggcaaaggacacatgcagcctgtcttttttccattttctctctgctcttctacatacgcgcctggcagcccgagtgacgtcattcaaccagagCTGAGGCGTAGCTTTagagcggcggcatttgaaaggcgcgatcgtgtccagtgtttgtaaacaaatagagttgaacccagaaaccaacttttcagtattcagacacacagatgctgcagaattatcatcacaaagagtcgaaaaaatagaggagaaccgagcaggagacgaagaattaaacatgcgagagcgttggggcggtgcgcacaatttaactggacactgcgtggcaatatcaaacaggatcggcatgtgatcagagaacacagcgtcgcaaatgtccaaattaaaaacacacaaaccatacgagagcactaaatcgagtgtatgcccgcgttcatgtgtagaaccacacacagactgtacaaagttaaatgagtcgattatattcaggaagctcctggaaagcggctcgtctggacagcaggtgtgaatattaaaatcacccacaataaggacacgatcatatttgggcaggatttcagccagaaattcagaaaagtcagttataaagtctttgtggtacttgggtggtcgatagatgacggcacacaggacgacatcagaaagacccagttcaaacatgcacagttcgaagcttgaactGTGCATTGCTTGCTAAAACATATTGTGCCAGCTATGTATTATAGGTgattaagtatattattattaattattagttagaacatttcagctttttctcatcacatactgattttttttgattttttcttacatttttactgttgtttttcccATTTAAGAATGGAAAAATAATGATAGAtcaattgtgtaactgcataacttaATCTAGTATCAAAAAGTCagcctgtacaaaaatattaatgttgagTTACACGTTtaacaatgtttattattgttgttgtcatttttttttaattaattcaagtgagtattattattttttgtttatattttataataatatttttctatttatttatcataAACTATTTTCTCCACTGAAAAGTCAAATGTggggttgcttttctgacattttttaataaaaataaataaatgctaaaaacagatatgtgtatttaaagacacaactgtgtgtcagctttgtattatagttGACTGAGTATATTGTAATTACTTCAGCTTTTTCTTATTACAGTCCaatttttagttcttttttttcttacatttttattgtgtttattttagtAATATTACGATTGTGTGGCTGCATAAGTTAGTGTGTTAAAATCTCTGCCTGTACGAAAACATTAATGTTCATTTACCCATTtatcagtgtttattattgttgctgTAATTTTTCTAATTAAGTAATTCAtaaattagtattattttttaattttatgtcaCTAACTAAACTGAGTTTATagttttaatataaataaataagaagaaaaaaaggcttttttaaaaagaagggtttttaagccttttttaaaagcatccacagtctgtggtgccctcaggtggtcagggagagcgttccacaaactgaaattttgtctttatatatacatttaaagacaaaactttgtgttaaagGTGATCAAGTTGATAATTATTAGTTTGAAAATGTCATCTTTTTCCCTTACATTACATTTCTTTCCCCTGACAATATGCTGCGGGCCACCCCTGCTTTGGAGAAGTGCAACCCAGAACAGGGTTTATACTTCGAAAACCGGTGGAAATGTTGCTGAACATTCGTCATTGATCCACTCAAGCCTGTCATTTTCCAGAGTATGGCCAAGCCTGCTGATTGGAAGTACCAGTCAGGCGTGTCTTCCTCCTGGTCCATGGTGACTTGTTGTGTCAGTGTGGACCTGTTGCTGCCGCTTCCAGACTGCTCAGAGAGCATGGATAAGTGTCTGGAGGTACGTGTGCACTCTGTTTCctgcaatgtgtgtgtgtccatcatGAAGGTCTTCTTCCTTCTAGGAGGCACTGAGAGTGTGGGCGACACAGATGGAGAAGGCAGTCTGTCTGCTTGACGGCACGCAGCTGCCAGAGGATGCAGAACTTACTGCAGGACAGGTTGTACTCATCTGCTTCtagttattgattgattgattgagacttgtattagtagattgcacagtgaagtacatattccgtacaattgaccactaaatggtaacaccccaataagtttttacacttgtttaagtcggggtccacgttaatcaattcatggtaatcatTATATCAGTGGCGTGTGGTCAGGGCAGGCAGAAAAAGAAATAATCATACATTTAGATTTTCCTACACTTTACAACCTGCGACTTATAAAACAGTAcagagaatttagggatttttgttcgctaatggccataatgttttatattcaatAGTATTAATTAAACACAAGCAGAGGATTAtttgtttgtgcaatggcgcaTCTTTTGGATGACTTTGTTCACCGTTTTAATGCCTTAAACCGGAGTAAAACCGTCCATAGcatagccaataatgacatttttgtggtctcctttatttagaaaagtactgaagtgattttggtgccggtaccgaaatattggtatggggacaacactaataaATGTGTAGTCTCGCAGCAGTGtgtagagtgttttgcatttttgctttgtaatgggtgtaattttgaattatttatggtgattggacattttttataatatccacaaaagttcagtgaccatgtctgttgacattttgtgtttggTTGGATTTTCTTTTTcatgattagggaaggttgtttgcatgggGTCATATAAACGAATGCTGTGTATTGAGAGCATTATAGGAACAAGtcatgttgtccactagatggaGACAAAATGCAGCGTTAAAACTGTTAGACTTTAAAAATGACTGCAGACAAGATTCCTTACTTTAGCTCAAATTTTGGTATGACTTTTGCAGAAGAGGAACGTGAGACAGGTTttcaccgcccagctgctcatcacaCCGGTAAGACACAAACAGTTACTTTTTAACTATAGTGCAGGTTTCTGACAAGGGTCAACAGTTTTGTTAAAAATATAGAAAGATTGTTTTGAATTAGGCTGATTTGCATATTTAATTCCTCCTTGTTTTTAAGCCCTTGTTACGGCACTATAACAGAGTTTCCTTGTGTAAAACCAAGGCGTGGTGTTTGTGCCGGACAGGACCAGGGCAGGTTGACAAGTGTGGTCCAGCAGTGCGGAGGCAGCCTGGCCctcagaggagtggtccacagcCGGGCTTACCTGCACAACAACAGACCGAAGGCCAAGATGGCGGAGAAGGTCACTTGTCAGGGCGCTAGACATCTCCATCAGGCTAAATCCTTTTGTCACGCATCCTTCTTGTCTTCATGCAGCTGCTGAAGAGAGACGTCCTCTCCACCATGGTCACCAGACTTCATATGTGGCTTGAAGAGCAGCCTGGCTCAAAGAACCTGGTCAAGGGAGTCACCAGAGACCAAGGCACAGGTGTGTCTGCTTACCTCCAGCATCACCTTGGATTGTACTTCATGCATAGGAACTTTCATAACCTTGTGGCCAACTCTAATCTCAACACTGAATTAGTCTCCATTTGAATCCTATTCAATTGATTTATCACAAATATTTTTAATCGTAATCAATCGATTTATCACAAATATTACTTTGAAGGCTTAGAAGCTGATTACAAAAagactaaccaaatatactgcaaaagaagggagtcATTTTAAAactgattaaaaataaatgtactgtaaattccagactataagactctacctttttcctacgctttgaaccctgcggtttataaagcGGTGTGACCATAAGGcaaagagttaaaaaaacaaacacgcaAATGACAgtgaaaaagtgtgttattgtttgtgctatggcaccattttttggacaagtttgctcactgcagttgCTGCACTGCACTTTTGTTTAGACAAAAtgcctactaatgtgtat containing:
- the odr4 gene encoding protein odr-4 homolog — protein: MGRGYTVDDTVEVYLSKLCDQPAATVTGVLVGQSSPQRDFVVMACRMPPRQEGLVGVGKSLDKEWISEHARQVSRMLPGGLSVLGVFIITDADAKETLTSLRQLVFTVQSLISSEHVWKPADDDVTDCLALHINPKSRKIICRTFDIKDPKSMAKPADWKYQSGVSSSWSMVTCCVSVDLLLPLPDCSESMDKCLEEALRVWATQMEKAVCLLDGTQLPEDAELTAGQKRNVRQVFTAQLLITPDQGRLTSVVQQCGGSLALRGVVHSRAYLHNNRPKAKMAEKLLKRDVLSTMVTRLHMWLEEQPGSKNLVKGVTRDQGTETFCLPHRVFSPVGVGGPLFVCDYQFKDDDPMEVIDRLKEMLDIDAADKDLDTQLEIAAEVVEVHQPAEAPVEHIAVQEPKRNHYLGIVMATAVALLAAAASTLYLGGA